The Flavobacterium marginilacus genome window below encodes:
- a CDS encoding rhamnogalacturonan lyase has product MSKVKPLKWNLLLFLIGFSVFGQRQMENLDRGIISINQNGKFFISWRVLGTDPDDLAFNLYRKSEIGNAILLNEKPITGAANFIDETAKANENNTWFVKTVVNGKEKEEKGSFTITANAAVKDYLSIPLKAINGYTANDISVGDLNGDGQYELVVHMTGVGHDNSHKGLTDPVVLQAYTLEGRFLWEINLGKNIREGAHYTQFMVYDLDGDGIAEIVCKTADGSVDGTGKVIGDASKDWRDTDEKSGTFGKILKGPEYLTVFDGRTGSAVTTVDYIAERGDIGAWGGRGGNGGNDASGNRVDRFTACVAYLDGVHPSVVMCRGYYGRIVLAAWDFKDKKLTSRWVFDTKDGKSPYSGMGNHGLSVADVDADGKDEIIYGSMCVDDNGKGLYTTGYRHGDALHVSDLDPEIPGLEVFGVHEIEEGTKGPGVALFSAANGKTLFTAMNDEDVGRGVADNIDNTRAGAQMWWSGSKFLYDIKGNEIGESPRAANFLIYWDGDASRELLNSNYIDKYGKGRLFTAEGAQSNNGTKSTPGLSADILGDWREELILRSTDNTELRIYSTTIPTDIRQYTLMHDPQYRLSIAWQNVGYNQPPHASFYMGKGMKPAPKPDIVLVKTH; this is encoded by the coding sequence ATGTCAAAAGTTAAGCCGCTAAAATGGAATCTATTGTTGTTTCTAATTGGGTTTTCTGTTTTTGGTCAGAGACAGATGGAAAATTTAGACAGAGGGATTATTTCCATTAATCAAAATGGAAAATTCTTTATCAGCTGGCGGGTTTTGGGAACAGATCCTGACGATTTAGCTTTTAATTTATATAGAAAAAGTGAAATAGGAAATGCCATTCTGCTTAATGAAAAACCAATTACCGGAGCCGCCAATTTCATCGATGAAACTGCAAAGGCAAATGAAAATAATACCTGGTTTGTAAAAACGGTTGTAAATGGTAAAGAAAAAGAAGAAAAAGGAAGTTTTACTATTACAGCCAATGCAGCAGTAAAAGATTATCTGTCTATTCCGCTGAAAGCGATAAACGGATATACTGCCAATGATATTTCGGTGGGTGATCTGAATGGTGACGGGCAATATGAATTAGTAGTGCACATGACGGGAGTCGGACATGATAATTCGCATAAAGGTTTGACAGATCCGGTTGTTCTGCAGGCTTATACGCTTGAAGGCAGATTTTTATGGGAAATAAATCTGGGTAAAAACATTAGAGAAGGAGCACATTACACTCAGTTTATGGTATACGATTTAGATGGTGACGGTATCGCCGAAATTGTCTGCAAAACCGCCGATGGATCTGTAGACGGAACTGGTAAAGTAATTGGCGATGCATCAAAAGACTGGAGAGATACTGACGAGAAGTCTGGAACTTTTGGTAAAATTTTAAAGGGGCCGGAATATCTTACTGTTTTTGACGGAAGAACAGGAAGTGCGGTTACAACCGTAGATTACATTGCCGAAAGAGGAGATATTGGCGCTTGGGGAGGCAGAGGCGGTAACGGAGGAAATGATGCCAGTGGTAACAGAGTTGACCGTTTTACGGCTTGTGTGGCTTATTTGGACGGCGTTCATCCGAGTGTGGTAATGTGCCGAGGGTATTATGGAAGAATAGTTTTGGCAGCATGGGATTTTAAAGATAAGAAATTAACTTCACGATGGGTTTTTGATACCAAAGACGGTAAAAGTCCTTATTCCGGAATGGGTAATCACGGACTTTCAGTTGCCGATGTAGATGCGGACGGGAAAGATGAAATTATTTATGGTTCGATGTGTGTCGATGATAATGGCAAAGGATTGTATACAACGGGCTATCGTCACGGAGATGCTTTGCATGTGAGTGATTTGGATCCAGAAATTCCAGGTTTGGAAGTCTTTGGTGTTCATGAAATTGAAGAAGGAACAAAAGGTCCAGGTGTTGCTCTTTTTTCGGCAGCAAACGGGAAAACATTATTTACAGCCATGAATGATGAAGATGTAGGCAGAGGTGTAGCGGATAATATTGACAATACCAGAGCTGGAGCTCAAATGTGGTGGTCTGGTTCTAAATTTTTGTATGACATAAAAGGAAATGAAATTGGGGAATCTCCAAGAGCTGCTAATTTTTTAATTTATTGGGATGGGGATGCTTCCCGTGAACTTCTCAACTCTAATTATATTGACAAATACGGAAAAGGAAGATTATTTACAGCCGAAGGTGCACAATCCAATAATGGAACGAAATCGACTCCTGGTTTGTCAGCTGATATTTTAGGTGATTGGAGAGAAGAATTAATTTTGCGAAGCACTGATAATACTGAATTAAGAATCTACAGCACTACAATTCCAACGGATATCAGGCAGTATACTTTAATGCACGATCCGCAATACCGTTTAAGCATTGCCTGGCAGAATGTAGGCTACAATCAGCCGCCACATGCTAGTTTTTATATGGGCAAAGGAATGAAACCTGCTCCGAAACCTGATATCGTTTTGGTAAAAACACATTAA
- a CDS encoding BNR repeat-containing protein has product MDKILKKQTNSKAVISNSLVVMLLLFTFYSNAQLKTEESEIGLGWSNNSVNTVIFRNSALTTFKNWQFTAYYNPDGKMVLAKRNLSSKKWQTVITPYGGNVKDAHNSISIAVDTDGFLHVSWDQHDTRLRYAKGKAPFSLELSEEQPMTGSDEAKVTYPEFHNLPNGKLLFFYRSGASGRGNLILKTYDVKTQKWSPLQNNFIDGENQRSAYWQMFVSKKGIYISWVWRESWDVSTNHDICYAFSADGGQTWEKSTGEKYSLPITKTSAEIAWKVPEKSSLINQTSMTVDMQGNPYIAGYWDDNGIPQYKVVYLDKGKWNKMDTDFHSKPFTLGGGGTKKIPISRPEILVSKSMLYLLFRDEERANKITLASANLEKKQWKLTDVINYSVGQWEPNFDKELWKEKSELHIFSQNVSQADGEGLADTEPQAVRVIELKKIPINK; this is encoded by the coding sequence ATGGACAAAATTTTAAAAAAACAAACCAATAGTAAAGCTGTTATTTCAAATAGTCTTGTTGTGATGTTGCTTTTGTTTACATTTTACAGCAATGCGCAGTTAAAAACAGAGGAAAGCGAGATTGGTTTGGGCTGGAGCAATAATTCTGTTAACACTGTAATTTTTAGAAACAGTGCTTTGACCACTTTTAAAAATTGGCAGTTTACTGCTTATTACAATCCAGACGGGAAAATGGTTTTGGCAAAGCGTAATCTGAGTTCCAAAAAATGGCAGACAGTAATTACTCCATACGGTGGCAACGTTAAAGATGCTCATAACAGCATAAGTATCGCGGTTGACACTGACGGTTTCCTTCATGTAAGCTGGGATCAGCATGATACCCGTCTGCGCTATGCTAAAGGCAAAGCACCTTTTAGTCTGGAATTGAGTGAAGAGCAGCCGATGACTGGCAGTGACGAAGCCAAGGTGACCTATCCCGAATTTCATAATCTGCCAAACGGAAAGCTTTTATTTTTTTACCGATCTGGAGCTTCGGGCAGAGGAAATTTGATTTTGAAAACATATGATGTGAAAACTCAGAAATGGAGTCCGCTGCAGAATAATTTTATTGACGGCGAAAATCAGCGCTCTGCTTATTGGCAGATGTTCGTGAGCAAAAAAGGAATTTATATTTCTTGGGTTTGGCGTGAGAGCTGGGATGTTTCGACTAATCATGATATCTGTTATGCTTTTTCAGCAGATGGCGGGCAGACTTGGGAAAAATCTACCGGCGAAAAATACAGTCTGCCAATAACAAAAACCAGCGCAGAAATTGCCTGGAAAGTGCCTGAAAAAAGCAGTTTAATTAATCAGACTTCTATGACAGTGGATATGCAGGGAAATCCGTATATTGCAGGTTATTGGGATGATAACGGGATTCCTCAGTATAAAGTGGTGTATCTGGATAAGGGAAAATGGAATAAAATGGATACTGATTTTCACAGCAAACCTTTTACGCTGGGAGGAGGAGGAACAAAAAAAATTCCTATTTCGCGCCCTGAAATTTTGGTTAGCAAGTCAATGCTTTATTTACTTTTTAGAGATGAGGAAAGAGCAAATAAAATTACTTTGGCTAGCGCCAATTTAGAAAAAAAGCAATGGAAACTTACGGATGTTATCAATTATTCTGTAGGGCAGTGGGAGCCTAATTTTGATAAAGAATTGTGGAAGGAAAAGTCAGAGCTGCATATTTTTTCTCAAAATGTAAGTCAGGCCGATGGTGAGGGATTGGCAGATACAGAACCTCAAGCCGTGCGGGTTATTGAATTAAAAAAAATACCTATAAATAAATAA
- a CDS encoding DUF4450 domain-containing protein has product MKIKAVLLFCLFFIMLSTVFFGQEKGEKKTAPRKIHYVPDGDGFLLKNGSRKFNRALYGSNTAFRVETGDLPEFAMYMPGMGGNLKLGLSNGKSSKWITEASSISARYANGKMYYEIQDAVLGRGKLKLEIAALKDEEGLVLKVSGLDIDKKASLIWAFGGASGRKFSRDGDIGADPESGFYLKPEYCTNNQYTINKDSFVLEYGSEVNKQKAGNDKSLLGMFPSSEVHLANAEKQNSPLELFASAPDKQNLIVGKISSISKTDLYWSLNADAKSKINNQTDLARLFTKTSQDMKELASRVKVTTPDPYINTLGSALAIAADGIWESPAYLHGAVAWRMHLNAWRGAYTADPLGWHDRAKTHFTSYSHSQVTQPLSGPVVFDAERNMARQKEEMGTSMFSSGYISRKPDNNTIAHHYDMNLVFFDQMLRHFKWTGDTEFMKEMWPVLQRHLDWEKRNFDVDNDGLYDSYASIWASDALQYSGGGVIHSSAYNYYSNKTAATIASALQQNPNSFTSEADKIAKATANKLWLPEKGIFAEYKDAMGRQLLHETPGIWSIYHTIDSELADPFQNYQMLRYVDTQIPHIPIQAEGLDKNDLYVIGTTNWQPYTWSINNVALAEQLHTSLAYWQGGNSEKAFKMWESALVESMYLSPSPGGFEQLMHQDAIRGELYRDFADPIGMASRTLVEGLFGIQPDALAHQLTIKPGFPEKWDSASLEIPDISFSFKREKNTDSYEITNRLASKMDLKFIVNSAFEKINSVTINGNKANYTITKNGIGKPEIIIETPFSEKYSIVINWDTKALEEIKTKEIFNPKDAFVLGTKNAKIIEVYDPQKVLSSISKTENKVTGIVNSIGDKTLFVQLQQGEMIWWKPVAVNCKPRFEVTVKEVNSNDLLLFVQNNSNKTGDGNMLFNSLGNEIQQAVSIKASSTETISIPLKNLITGTNNFQLKTADGEVYPFSFISWDIPENKTLKAETVSLAPFFNAKVTDIFKQKYESPRPKTPTLQLPLQGIGNWCYPMINPEIDDSGLRAKAKATEKITTPEGIVFETPSDAAKNNIVFTSMWDNYPEKTVIPLKGKASHLYLMLAGSTNPMQSRMTNGKVIVNYTDDSSEELELKNPENWWPIEQDYFVDGLAFTTNAPKPPRVYLKSGIISRTFNDYKAIKGFANNGIDGGAGTILDLPLNTSKTLKSFSIQTIANDVVIGLMSATLIR; this is encoded by the coding sequence ATGAAAATTAAAGCTGTTTTACTGTTTTGCCTGTTTTTTATTATGCTTTCGACAGTCTTTTTTGGACAGGAAAAAGGCGAAAAGAAAACTGCACCGCGCAAAATTCATTATGTGCCGGATGGTGATGGCTTTCTATTAAAAAATGGCAGCCGAAAATTCAATCGTGCTTTGTATGGCTCTAATACTGCTTTCAGAGTGGAAACTGGCGATTTACCGGAATTTGCTATGTATATGCCCGGCATGGGAGGCAATTTAAAGTTGGGGTTATCCAATGGAAAGAGCAGTAAATGGATTACCGAAGCCAGTTCCATTTCTGCGCGTTATGCCAATGGAAAAATGTACTATGAAATTCAGGATGCTGTTTTAGGCAGAGGAAAACTGAAACTTGAAATCGCTGCACTGAAAGATGAAGAAGGTCTTGTATTGAAAGTTTCTGGTTTGGATATTGATAAAAAGGCTTCTTTAATCTGGGCTTTTGGCGGAGCCAGTGGCAGAAAATTTAGCCGTGACGGTGATATCGGAGCCGATCCGGAATCTGGTTTTTACTTAAAACCCGAGTATTGTACCAATAATCAATACACGATAAATAAGGATTCTTTTGTATTGGAATATGGTTCCGAAGTGAATAAACAAAAGGCAGGAAATGATAAAAGCCTGCTGGGAATGTTTCCGTCATCTGAAGTTCATTTAGCGAATGCAGAAAAGCAAAATTCACCTTTAGAATTATTTGCATCCGCTCCTGACAAACAAAATCTGATTGTGGGTAAAATCAGTTCAATTTCAAAAACAGATTTATATTGGTCGCTGAATGCTGATGCAAAATCTAAAATAAATAATCAAACCGATTTGGCCAGGCTGTTTACCAAAACATCACAGGATATGAAGGAATTAGCAAGCCGGGTAAAAGTAACAACACCCGATCCTTATATAAATACGTTAGGTTCGGCACTAGCCATTGCAGCTGATGGAATTTGGGAAAGTCCCGCTTATCTGCATGGTGCGGTGGCTTGGCGTATGCACTTAAATGCTTGGCGCGGCGCCTATACAGCCGATCCTCTGGGCTGGCACGACAGAGCAAAAACTCATTTTACAAGTTACAGCCATTCGCAGGTTACACAGCCTTTATCTGGTCCTGTCGTTTTTGATGCCGAACGGAATATGGCGCGTCAAAAAGAAGAAATGGGAACATCGATGTTCAGCAGCGGTTACATCAGCCGTAAGCCGGATAATAATACAATTGCCCATCATTACGATATGAATCTGGTTTTCTTTGATCAGATGCTGCGTCATTTTAAATGGACAGGAGATACCGAATTCATGAAAGAAATGTGGCCTGTTCTACAAAGACATCTCGATTGGGAAAAACGAAATTTCGATGTGGATAATGACGGTTTATATGATTCGTATGCATCCATTTGGGCAAGTGATGCCCTGCAGTACAGTGGCGGAGGCGTGATTCATTCGTCAGCATATAATTATTATTCGAATAAAACTGCAGCAACAATTGCATCCGCTTTACAGCAAAATCCAAATTCATTTACAAGCGAAGCAGACAAAATTGCCAAAGCCACAGCCAATAAATTATGGCTTCCCGAGAAAGGTATTTTTGCCGAATATAAAGACGCCATGGGCAGGCAGTTATTGCACGAAACTCCGGGAATATGGAGCATTTACCACACTATCGATTCCGAATTAGCAGATCCTTTTCAGAATTATCAGATGCTTCGCTATGTTGACACCCAGATTCCGCATATCCCGATTCAGGCAGAAGGTTTGGATAAAAATGATTTGTATGTTATTGGAACAACCAATTGGCAGCCGTATACCTGGTCAATCAATAATGTGGCTTTGGCAGAACAATTACACACTTCGCTGGCGTACTGGCAGGGAGGCAATTCTGAAAAAGCGTTTAAAATGTGGGAAAGCGCCTTGGTAGAAAGCATGTACTTAAGTCCTTCACCGGGCGGGTTTGAACAATTGATGCATCAAGATGCAATACGCGGCGAATTGTACCGTGATTTTGCCGATCCAATCGGAATGGCATCGAGAACATTAGTCGAAGGACTTTTTGGAATTCAGCCGGATGCATTGGCGCATCAGCTCACCATTAAACCCGGATTTCCAGAAAAATGGGATTCGGCTTCATTAGAAATTCCTGATATTTCTTTTTCTTTCAAAAGAGAAAAAAATACCGATTCTTATGAAATTACGAATCGTTTAGCGTCAAAAATGGATTTGAAATTCATTGTGAATAGTGCTTTTGAAAAAATAAACAGCGTAACCATTAATGGAAATAAAGCCAATTATACCATTACAAAAAACGGAATAGGCAAACCTGAAATTATAATTGAAACACCATTTTCCGAAAAATATAGCATTGTAATAAATTGGGATACTAAGGCTTTAGAAGAAATAAAAACAAAAGAAATTTTCAATCCGAAAGACGCTTTTGTATTGGGAACTAAAAATGCCAAAATCATTGAAGTTTATGATCCGCAAAAGGTTTTAAGTTCCATTTCTAAAACAGAAAACAAAGTTACCGGTATTGTAAACAGCATTGGAGATAAAACACTTTTTGTACAGTTGCAGCAAGGCGAAATGATTTGGTGGAAACCTGTCGCTGTTAACTGCAAACCAAGATTTGAAGTTACTGTAAAAGAAGTAAATTCGAATGATTTACTGCTTTTTGTTCAGAATAATTCAAATAAAACCGGCGATGGAAATATGCTTTTTAATTCGCTTGGAAATGAAATTCAGCAGGCAGTTTCAATTAAAGCCAGCAGCACTGAAACTATTTCAATTCCATTAAAAAATCTGATTACAGGAACTAATAATTTCCAATTGAAAACTGCTGATGGCGAAGTTTATCCATTTTCATTTATCAGCTGGGACATTCCTGAAAACAAAACTTTAAAGGCAGAAACAGTTTCATTAGCTCCTTTTTTTAATGCTAAAGTGACGGATATTTTTAAACAAAAATATGAATCACCTCGTCCAAAAACGCCTACGCTGCAACTGCCTTTGCAGGGAATTGGGAACTGGTGTTATCCGATGATTAATCCAGAAATTGATGATTCCGGTCTGCGTGCTAAAGCCAAAGCAACAGAGAAAATTACGACTCCGGAAGGAATCGTTTTTGAAACACCATCGGATGCTGCTAAAAATAATATTGTATTTACATCGATGTGGGACAATTATCCTGAAAAGACTGTAATTCCGCTAAAAGGAAAAGCCTCACATTTGTATCTGATGCTGGCAGGTTCTACTAATCCAATGCAGAGCCGAATGACAAATGGAAAAGTAATCGTTAATTATACCGATGATTCTTCGGAAGAATTGGAACTGAAAAATCCGGAGAACTGGTGGCCAATTGAGCAGGATTATTTTGTTGACGGACTGGCTTTTACTACCAATGCCCCGAAACCACCGCGCGTTTATCTGAAGTCAGGAATTATTTCCCGCACTTTCAACGATTATAAAGCCATAAAAGGATTTGCTAATAATGGTATTGACGGCGGGGCAGGAACCATTTTGGATCTTCCTTTGAATACATCTAAAACACTGAAAAGTTTTTCTATACAAACCATTGCCAATGATGTAGTTATTGGCCTGATGAGCGCGACATTAATTAGATAA
- a CDS encoding rhamnogalacturonan acetylesterase: MKPFRIFTLLVLVLCSSNILLSMGKNDVETVKNNNTKSTAVPVEPKVFNFESSKKNNKFTNVLTASKYEESTGYGFDFETDANAVFTATGLNISKSTYFSVKIPEGNYKVKITLANNSNDSNITVKAESRRIMIDQLPIKKGKSAVQEFNVNVRSSYIDESNSIKLKDREKGDLNWDNKLTLEFLGSACVQKIEIIPLEKVTSIFLAGDSTVTDQDVEPWASWGQMIPQYFDTNIVITNYACSGLALSSFKSSNRLLKISSQIKAGDYLFIEFGHNDEKIKGPENTAWKSYSDLLAEFIQTAKDKGAFPVLVTPTQRRAFNSDGTLKETHGDFPDAMRAVAKKMNVPLIDVTKITTVLYEKWGDDVSRKAFVQYPANTFPGQTKALEDNTHFNSFGANEIALCIIKGIRDLNLPLQKNILKQTPKYNPQQPNYISNWTLPMSTRFEIAKPDGN, encoded by the coding sequence ATGAAACCTTTTAGAATCTTTACACTGCTTGTATTGGTTTTGTGTTCTTCAAATATTCTTTTATCAATGGGTAAAAATGATGTTGAAACTGTAAAAAATAACAATACAAAAAGCACAGCTGTTCCCGTTGAACCAAAGGTTTTTAATTTTGAATCTTCTAAAAAAAATAACAAATTCACTAATGTACTTACTGCATCAAAATATGAAGAAAGTACCGGATATGGTTTTGATTTTGAAACAGATGCGAATGCAGTCTTTACAGCAACTGGATTAAACATCAGCAAAAGCACTTATTTTTCGGTAAAAATTCCTGAAGGAAATTACAAAGTAAAAATCACTTTGGCCAATAATAGTAATGACTCCAATATTACTGTAAAAGCTGAATCCCGAAGAATAATGATTGACCAGCTTCCTATAAAAAAAGGTAAATCTGCTGTACAGGAATTCAATGTAAACGTACGCAGCAGCTACATTGATGAATCCAATTCGATAAAATTAAAAGACCGCGAAAAAGGAGACCTGAATTGGGATAACAAACTAACCTTAGAATTTTTAGGATCTGCCTGTGTTCAAAAAATTGAAATTATTCCTCTTGAAAAAGTAACCAGCATTTTTCTGGCCGGCGATTCTACTGTAACCGATCAGGATGTAGAGCCTTGGGCTTCCTGGGGGCAGATGATTCCTCAATATTTCGACACGAATATTGTTATTACCAATTATGCCTGCTCTGGCCTTGCTTTAAGCTCTTTTAAAAGCAGTAACCGTCTGTTAAAAATAAGTTCTCAGATTAAAGCTGGCGATTATTTGTTTATTGAATTTGGCCACAATGATGAAAAAATAAAAGGCCCTGAAAATACTGCCTGGAAATCCTACTCCGATTTATTAGCCGAATTTATTCAGACAGCAAAGGACAAAGGTGCATTTCCTGTTTTGGTTACCCCTACACAGCGCCGCGCCTTTAATTCTGATGGAACATTAAAAGAAACACACGGTGATTTTCCTGATGCTATGCGTGCCGTTGCAAAAAAAATGAATGTGCCCCTTATCGATGTAACTAAAATCACAACTGTGCTGTATGAAAAATGGGGAGATGATGTTTCTAGAAAAGCTTTTGTACAATATCCTGCCAATACTTTTCCAGGGCAGACAAAAGCATTAGAAGATAATACCCACTTTAATAGTTTTGGTGCCAATGAAATTGCGCTTTGTATAATTAAGGGAATTCGCGATCTGAATTTACCTTTACAAAAAAATATATTGAAACAGACACCAAAATACAATCCCCAGCAGCCTAATTATATTTCAAATTGGACTCTGCCAATGAGTACCCGTTTTGAAATCGCAAAGCCTGATGGCAATTAA
- a CDS encoding glycoside hydrolase family 2 protein, giving the protein MKIQQTLQFLFIAAVTAFSAQNSSAQQTEKVFLSGKDFEHPVQWDFYCTDGNNSKKWTTINVPSQWELEGFGEYTYGRWYKELNQKEPSKEEGLYKYVFDVPNDYKDKEVVIAFGGAMTDTEVKINGKLAGEIHQGGFYEFKYDITSLVKFGTKNTLEVHVWKHSNNNSVNAAERRADWWLFGGIYRPVWLEVSPKTQIQHIAVNPKMDGSITIDMNLKNIPKNTVVEAGLKGLNGEIFQTFTFPVKAKSIKETIAAQWKDIKPWNPETPNLYSLELSLKQNGTILHKLDKKIGFRTLEFKKKDGIYVNGTKIIMKGINRHSFWPEGGRSTSRRISVLDGQLLKDMNMNAVRGHYPPDEHFMEVCDSLGLFVLNELAGWQNSYDTKTGTKLAAEMITRDVNHPSVIIWDNGNEGGWNYEVDKVFDQFDPQKRIVVHPWSDFNGWDTHHYPTYLTGMHRFNSGENVFFPTEFMHGTYDNGHGAALEDFWTRYKQSPLFAGGFMWAMLDEAVFRSDWKGDVKFDSKGSLAADGILGPHREREGSYYTVKEVWAPIQFAPKQVTDAFDGSFLITNDYLFSNLNSCKMEYKIMKSDADVLYTDGVSKILSSGKIEIPSIEPGETRKIKFAVPANFTEGDVLSITANDLYGKEIYTWTWPIHKASYFASKFLASKTVKTKATATRNGNNIVLSGDNVTVTLDSTTGEILTVKNGVTVIPLTNGPRPIGMKSKLKEVQILQEGENAVCTVTYSGGLNSIKWIMCPDGRFKMELLALKNAENAGGFDGAYFEDKINSFGITFSFPEKEVTGIKWFGRGPYHVWKNRIKGTTYGVWEKNYNTTITGESFENLVYPEFKGYHANLLGANLKAGTSSFKVFSESDNLFLRLFTPDLPKNGFPGSNPQPDFPEGDISFMYEIPAMRDFKPLEQQGPESQPTNIRIKKGDDGISMNLWFDFRNNN; this is encoded by the coding sequence ATGAAAATACAACAAACTTTACAATTTCTTTTTATTGCGGCTGTAACTGCCTTTTCGGCGCAAAACAGTTCTGCACAGCAAACGGAAAAAGTTTTCCTTTCCGGAAAAGATTTTGAACACCCGGTACAATGGGATTTTTATTGTACAGATGGCAATAACAGCAAAAAGTGGACCACGATCAACGTTCCTTCTCAATGGGAATTAGAAGGTTTTGGCGAGTACACTTATGGAAGATGGTATAAAGAACTCAACCAAAAAGAGCCCAGCAAAGAAGAAGGGCTTTATAAATATGTATTTGATGTTCCAAATGATTATAAAGACAAAGAAGTAGTTATTGCTTTTGGCGGAGCAATGACAGACACTGAAGTAAAAATTAACGGAAAACTGGCAGGAGAAATTCATCAGGGCGGTTTCTACGAATTTAAATATGATATTACTTCTTTAGTAAAATTTGGCACCAAAAACACGCTGGAAGTTCATGTATGGAAACATTCGAACAATAATTCGGTTAATGCTGCAGAACGCAGAGCAGACTGGTGGCTTTTTGGCGGTATTTATCGTCCGGTATGGCTGGAAGTATCTCCAAAAACACAAATTCAGCATATTGCCGTAAACCCAAAAATGGACGGTTCGATCACTATTGATATGAACCTTAAAAACATTCCTAAAAACACGGTTGTAGAAGCTGGTTTGAAAGGATTGAACGGTGAAATTTTTCAAACATTCACTTTTCCTGTTAAGGCAAAAAGCATCAAAGAAACCATCGCTGCCCAATGGAAAGATATTAAACCATGGAACCCGGAAACTCCAAATTTGTACAGCTTAGAACTGTCTTTGAAACAAAACGGAACTATACTTCACAAATTGGACAAAAAAATTGGTTTCAGAACTTTAGAATTCAAGAAAAAAGACGGCATTTATGTGAATGGCACCAAAATCATAATGAAAGGAATCAATCGTCATTCCTTCTGGCCGGAAGGCGGACGAAGCACCAGCAGACGCATCAGTGTGTTAGACGGCCAGCTATTGAAAGATATGAATATGAATGCAGTCCGCGGTCATTATCCGCCAGACGAGCATTTCATGGAAGTCTGTGACTCTTTGGGGCTGTTTGTTCTAAATGAATTAGCCGGATGGCAAAACTCTTATGATACCAAAACAGGAACAAAATTAGCTGCCGAAATGATTACCAGAGATGTCAACCATCCGTCTGTAATTATTTGGGACAATGGTAATGAAGGAGGATGGAATTATGAAGTGGACAAAGTATTCGATCAATTCGATCCGCAAAAAAGAATTGTAGTACATCCTTGGTCCGATTTTAATGGCTGGGATACGCACCATTATCCTACTTATTTAACGGGTATGCACCGATTCAACAGCGGAGAAAACGTGTTTTTCCCAACCGAATTCATGCACGGAACTTACGACAACGGACACGGAGCTGCTCTTGAAGATTTCTGGACGCGTTACAAACAAAGTCCTTTGTTTGCCGGAGGATTTATGTGGGCAATGCTGGACGAAGCTGTTTTTCGTTCAGACTGGAAAGGTGATGTAAAATTTGACTCCAAAGGCTCTTTGGCTGCTGACGGAATTTTAGGTCCGCACCGAGAAAGAGAAGGAAGTTATTATACGGTAAAAGAAGTCTGGGCACCTATTCAATTTGCTCCAAAGCAAGTAACAGATGCTTTTGACGGCTCCTTTTTGATAACCAATGATTATCTGTTCAGCAATTTGAATTCCTGCAAAATGGAATATAAAATAATGAAATCGGATGCAGATGTTCTTTATACTGATGGTGTTTCAAAAATACTAAGCTCGGGTAAAATTGAAATTCCAAGCATTGAACCCGGCGAAACCCGCAAAATTAAGTTCGCTGTTCCTGCTAACTTTACAGAAGGTGATGTTTTATCAATTACTGCAAATGATTTATATGGCAAAGAAATCTATACTTGGACCTGGCCTATTCATAAAGCCAGCTATTTTGCTTCTAAATTTTTAGCATCAAAAACAGTTAAAACAAAAGCCACAGCTACCCGAAATGGAAATAATATTGTTTTAAGCGGCGATAATGTTACCGTGACTTTGGACAGTACCACTGGAGAAATCCTGACGGTTAAAAACGGAGTTACCGTAATTCCATTGACAAACGGTCCGCGTCCTATCGGGATGAAATCCAAACTAAAAGAGGTACAGATTTTGCAGGAAGGCGAGAATGCAGTCTGTACAGTTACTTATTCCGGCGGATTAAACTCTATAAAATGGATTATGTGTCCTGACGGAAGATTTAAAATGGAACTTCTTGCTTTGAAAAATGCAGAAAATGCAGGCGGTTTTGACGGCGCTTATTTTGAAGATAAAATTAATTCATTCGGAATCACATTCAGTTTCCCTGAAAAGGAAGTTACGGGAATAAAATGGTTCGGAAGAGGTCCTTACCACGTTTGGAAAAACAGAATCAAAGGAACAACTTACGGTGTTTGGGAAAAGAATTACAACACCACGATAACTGGCGAAAGTTTTGAAAATTTGGTTTATCCGGAATTCAAAGGTTATCATGCCAATTTATTGGGAGCCAATCTAAAAGCAGGTACATCGTCATTTAAAGTTTTTAGCGAATCTGATAATTTGTTTCTGAGATTATTCACACCTGATTTACCGAAAAATGGTTTTCCGGGAAGTAACCCGCAGCCGGATTTTCCGGAAGGAGACATTTCTTTTATGTATGAAATTCCGGCGATGAGAGATTTCAAACCATTGGAACAGCAGGGACCAGAAAGCCAGCCGACAAATATCCGCATCAAAAAAGGAGATGATGGAATATCAATGAATCTTTGGTTTGATTTTAGAAATAATAATTAA